A window of the Cutaneotrichosporon cavernicola HIS019 DNA, chromosome: 6 genome harbors these coding sequences:
- the FAA4 gene encoding uncharacterized protein (AMP-binding enzyme): MAPRKGNEAASWEVDADKPKPQGETRIHRSYASKDLVLRPEAGIDTIHDVMLYAARTHGSKIALGAREIERTITETKQITKIVNGKETKVDKNWTYFKLTPLEWISYEEALQEVRDIGSGLRELGLGGEDETFFNIYASTHRNWMLMAQACAFNAVPICTAYDSLGPEGLAHSLNETEVRAMFTNSELLGTLAKIIGKCPTVRLVVYDGKQPDEATVQKLKSARDDITLIHMDEVRAKGKAAPKEAIPAKREDVYCCMYTSGSTGTPKGVLLTHGNITSAIGSVWKLLYEYLSPDDTYLAFLPLAHILEFVVEMSFFFAGLPIAYGRVKTLTDASVRESKSDIMEARPSIMVGVPQVWEIIRKGIVGKVDAGGAVKKAIFNFALKAKNAGKEYKIPGLAGLTDAIVFNTVRAGTGGRLKILFSGGGPVSASTQKFLSTALVMMIQGYGLTEGTAMAAILNPDWMSYNSVGGPVPGAEIKLVDVAEAGYFSTSNPPQGEILLRGPAIFKGYYKRPDLDKEAFTEDGWFKTGDVGQWNKDGTLSIIDRIKNLVKLQGGEYIALEHLESVYKSASFVLNGCVVANANHTHPAMVVMAHPVALPAFAKQHGLGDHGDLEAYCEDPAVVSACLKEMNDIGKKQGLKGMELLEALVLTGDEWTPESGFLTAAQKLQRKTIETYYKEKINAVYKLT; this comes from the exons ATGGCTCCCCGCAAGGGTAACGAGGCTGCCTCTTgggaggtcgacgccgacaagcCAAAGCCACAGGGCGAGACTCGTATTCACCGCTCTTACGCCTCCAAGGACCTTGTTCTAC GCCCCGAAGCTGGTATCGACACCATCCACGATGTGATGCTCTACGCTGCCCGCACCCACGGCTCCAAGATCGCCCTTGGTGCCCGTGAGATTGAGCGCACCATTACCGAGACCAAGCAGATTACCAAGATTGTCAACGGCAAGGAGACCAAGGTTGACAAGAACTGGACCTACTTTAAGCTCACTCCTCTCGAGTGGATCTCGTACGAGGAGGCGCTTCAGGAGGTCCGCGACATTGGTTCTGGtctccgcgagctcggtctcggcggcgaggacgagacgtTCTTCAACATCTACGCCTCCACTCA CCGCAACTGGATGCTCATGGCCCAGGCATGTGCCTTCAACGCCGTTCCCATCTGCACGGCCTACGACTCGCTCGGCCCCGAGGGTCTCGCGCACTCGCTCAACGAGACCGAAGTCCGCGCCATGTTCACCAACTCCGAACTCCTCGGCACTCTTGCCAAGATCATCGGCAAGTGTCCCACtgtccgcctcgtcgtctaCGACGGCAAGCAGCCGGACGAGGCCACTGTCCAGAAGCTCAAGTCGGCTCGCGATGACATCACCCTCATTCACATGGACGAGGTTCgcgccaagggcaaggccgcgcccaaggaggccattcccgccaagcgcgaggacgtGTACTGCTGCATGTACACCTCGGGTTCGA CTGGTACGCCTAAGGGTGTGTTGCTGACGCACGGCAACATCACCTCTGCCA TCGGCTCCGTCTGGAAGCTCCTCTACGAGTACCTCAGCCCCGACGACACCTACCttgccttccttcccctcgCGCACATTCTCGAGTTCGTCGTCGAGATGTCGTTCTTCTTTGCCGGTCTTCCTATTGCCTACGGTAGAGTCAAGACGCTCACCGACGCCTCGGTGCGCGAGTCCAAGTCGGACATCATGGAGGCTAGACCCTCTATCATGGTCGGCGTCCCCCAGGTCTGGGAGATCATCCGCAAGGGTATCGTCGGCAAGGTTGACGCGGGTGGCGCTGTCAAAAAGGCCATCTTCAACTTTGCTCTCAAGGCGAAGAACGCCGGCAAGGAGTACAAGATTCCCGGTCTCGCTGGCCTGACGGACGCCATCGTCTTCAACACGGTCCGTGCCGGCACTGGTGGCCGCCTGAAGATCCTCTTCAGCGGTGGTGGCCccgtctcggcgtcgacccAGAAGTTCCTCTCGACCGCGCTCGTCATGATGATCCAGG GCTACGGTCTTACCGAGGGCACTGCCATGGCGGCCATTCTCAACCCCGACTGGATGAGCTACAACTCTGTCGGTGGCCCCGTGCCCGGTGCCGAgatcaagctcgtcgacgtcgctgaGGCCGGCTACTTCAGCACCAGCAACCCACCTCAGGGTGAGATTCTTCTCCGTGGCCCTGCCATCTTCAAGGGCTACTACAAGCGCCCCGACCTTGACAAGGAGGCGTTCACCGAGGACGGCTGGTTCAAGACTGGTGACGTTGGCCAGTGGAACAAGGACGGCACTCTGTCGATCATTGACCGTATCAAGAACCTTGTAAAGCTCCAGGGCGGCGAGTACAttgcgctcgagcacctTGAGTCTGTGTACAAGTCGGCTAGCTTTGTCCTCAACGGCTGTGTCGTGGCCAACGCCAACCACACGCACCCCGCCATGGTGGTCATGGCTCACCCCGTCGCCCTGCCCGCGTTTGCCAAGCAGCACGGTCTGGGTGACCACGGTGACCTCGAGGCGTATTGCGAGGATCCCGCTGTCGTGAGCGCGTGCCTCAAGGAAATGAACGACATTGGCAAGAAGCAGGGTCTCAAGGGTAtggagctgctcgaggctCTTGTCCTCACGGGGGATGAGTGGACTCCCGAGTCTGGGTTCCTCACTGCCGC